Proteins found in one Nocardia brasiliensis ATCC 700358 genomic segment:
- a CDS encoding endonuclease/exonuclease/phosphatase family protein, which translates to MLHETASQGHLARDIALAASSLTLGALLVARRWLPELIAQPVQSFLPWLLAPTLLVAAVALATGSRVGLLTVVLPIATWAVLFVPQLVAGPGSETDTGEFRVATQNLGTGGPAPALADVPVVAVQELTDRNRPAVTTTLDPAHPYVATVGTVGLWSRYPLTDIQRLDLGQGWARALRTRMHTPTGDVTVYAVHLGSVRFGDTDSRNRTLRTLSDLIHQDPADRLLILGDLNTASTDPHLSTLTDTLHDARSGFGFTWPSPFPLTRPDHILTRGFTTRAATVLPPTAGGHRATTATLTQSPQDSR; encoded by the coding sequence ATGCTGCATGAGACCGCTTCGCAGGGCCACCTCGCGCGGGACATCGCGCTCGCCGCGTCCTCGCTGACACTGGGCGCGCTGCTCGTCGCCCGCCGCTGGCTACCCGAACTCATCGCCCAGCCGGTGCAGAGTTTCCTGCCGTGGCTGCTGGCCCCCACGCTCCTCGTGGCGGCCGTGGCGCTCGCAACCGGATCCCGGGTAGGCCTGCTGACCGTTGTGCTGCCCATCGCGACGTGGGCCGTGCTTTTCGTACCCCAACTGGTCGCCGGCCCCGGCAGCGAAACCGACACCGGCGAATTCCGCGTCGCCACACAGAATCTCGGCACCGGCGGCCCGGCCCCCGCACTGGCCGACGTACCCGTCGTCGCGGTCCAGGAACTCACCGACCGCAACCGGCCCGCGGTCACAACAACTTTGGACCCCGCACACCCCTACGTCGCCACCGTGGGCACCGTCGGCCTGTGGAGCCGCTACCCGCTCACCGACATCCAGCGCCTCGACCTCGGCCAAGGCTGGGCCCGCGCCCTCCGCACCCGAATGCACACGCCCACAGGCGATGTCACCGTCTATGCCGTCCACCTCGGCAGCGTCCGCTTCGGCGACACCGACTCCCGCAACCGCACCCTGCGCACCCTCAGCGACCTCATCCACCAAGACCCCGCCGACCGCCTCCTGATCCTCGGCGACCTCAACACCGCCTCCACCGACCCCCACCTGAGCACCCTCACCGACACCCTGCACGACGCCCGCAGCGGCTTCGGCTTCACCTGGCCGTCCCCCTTCCCCCTCACCCGCCCCGACCACATCCTCACCCGAGGCTTCACCACCCGCGCCGCCACCGTCCTCCCACCCACCGCCGGCGGCCACCGAGCCACCACCGCCACCCTCACTCAATCCCCACAAGACAGCAGGTAG
- a CDS encoding M28 family peptidase → MVEDVGPADPARLRHDVEVLATGPRSRRHAPEAMVMAEEYVTGELTAAGWQVHREPFTARWAVGCTDRHGNRALPLKVRVHPRLTGANLRAELPGAAPGPAVVIGAHLDTVYGSPGADDNASGVAVVLEVARLLAARPERPAVTLMIFDHEEVGLIGARVAARTQTRSRPVAGMVCLESVGYFADAPETQRLPKGAGLVFGPAVAQVREAGHRGDFTLVVHRRSSQRAAELWRAAAARADPALPAVLLRDPRPDGPLGAAIGLAVPALGHLGRSDHAAYWNRRIPALMLTGTANFRNAHYHQASDVPQTLDYGRLATVATATALLAAAGDAFPG, encoded by the coding sequence ATGGTTGAGGACGTTGGGCCCGCCGACCCCGCCCGGCTGCGGCACGACGTCGAGGTGCTCGCCACCGGGCCTCGCAGCCGCCGGCACGCGCCGGAGGCGATGGTCATGGCTGAGGAGTACGTGACGGGCGAACTGACCGCCGCCGGCTGGCAGGTGCACCGGGAGCCGTTCACCGCCCGCTGGGCGGTCGGCTGCACGGACCGGCACGGGAACCGGGCCCTGCCCCTGAAGGTCAGAGTTCACCCGCGACTGACCGGTGCGAACCTGCGCGCGGAACTGCCGGGCGCCGCCCCCGGACCGGCTGTGGTGATCGGTGCCCATCTGGACACCGTGTACGGCTCGCCGGGCGCCGATGACAACGCCTCGGGCGTTGCGGTCGTTCTGGAGGTGGCCCGGCTGCTCGCCGCCCGCCCCGAGCGGCCTGCGGTGACCCTGATGATCTTCGACCACGAGGAGGTCGGCCTGATCGGCGCCCGCGTGGCAGCCCGTACGCAGACCCGCTCGCGGCCCGTCGCGGGCATGGTCTGCCTGGAGTCCGTCGGTTACTTCGCGGACGCGCCGGAGACCCAGCGGTTGCCGAAGGGCGCGGGGCTGGTCTTCGGCCCGGCGGTCGCACAGGTACGGGAGGCCGGGCACCGCGGCGACTTCACGCTGGTGGTGCACCGGCGCTCCTCGCAGCGCGCTGCCGAACTCTGGCGCGCAGCGGCGGCGCGGGCCGACCCCGCGCTCCCGGCCGTCCTGCTGCGCGACCCCCGCCCGGACGGACCGCTGGGCGCGGCGATCGGCCTCGCGGTCCCGGCCCTCGGCCACCTGGGCCGCAGCGACCACGCGGCCTACTGGAACCGCCGGATCCCGGCGCTGATGCTCACCGGCACGGCCAACTTCCGCAACGCGCACTACCACCAGGCTTCCGACGTGCCGCAGACGCTCGACTACGGTCGGCTGGCGACGGTGGCGACGGCCACGGCACTCCTCGCGGCGGCGGGCGACGCGTTCCCGGGCTGA
- a CDS encoding WXG100 family type VII secretion target has protein sequence MGELRVEADQLREAARFVSEKARRIKDGVGKLDGTVGRELLVDGWQGKAASAYDESWVEWKQGAEQIVAALEDSAANLLTAANEYERRDTAFRDAIDQAGGQV, from the coding sequence GTGGGCGAGCTGAGGGTGGAGGCGGATCAGCTCCGCGAGGCGGCGCGGTTTGTCTCGGAGAAGGCTCGCCGCATCAAGGATGGTGTCGGCAAGCTCGATGGCACAGTCGGGCGGGAGTTGCTCGTCGACGGGTGGCAGGGCAAGGCCGCGTCTGCCTATGACGAGTCGTGGGTCGAGTGGAAGCAGGGCGCCGAGCAGATCGTTGCTGCTCTCGAGGATTCAGCGGCGAACCTGTTGACGGCGGCGAATGAGTACGAGCGGCGCGACACTGCTTTCCGGGACGCGATCGACCAAGCCGGTGGCCAGGTGTAG
- a CDS encoding WXG100 family type VII secretion target, with the protein MGDDYRVNLSQLDEAVAAMAAFGAEVEGLLREVDVKVAELHLSWDSSAAQAQRAAHGRWMAGAAEMRENLDELCEVARRAHTSYGHAVQTNVEMWPQ; encoded by the coding sequence GTGGGTGACGACTATCGAGTCAATCTGAGCCAGCTCGACGAAGCGGTCGCGGCCATGGCTGCCTTCGGTGCCGAGGTCGAGGGTTTGCTGCGCGAAGTCGACGTCAAGGTCGCCGAGCTACATCTGTCGTGGGATAGTTCTGCCGCCCAAGCGCAGCGTGCCGCGCACGGCCGATGGATGGCGGGCGCGGCGGAGATGCGCGAGAACCTCGACGAACTGTGCGAGGTCGCCCGGCGCGCGCATACGAGCTACGGCCACGCCGTGCAAACCAACGTAGAGATGTGGCCGCAGTGA
- a CDS encoding YbaB/EbfC family nucleoid-associated protein produces MADIEAWERQLEHELAGIRRSSAQLANAIAAVRGRSEGHGVLVEVNADGDITTMQIAPAAMHWSRNQLSTVLIDCHRKARAEAKARVERILAKADPRLGRQLPQHREPPPAARAQLTEEEIQRADDEYFERMNRDGWSNTC; encoded by the coding sequence ATGGCCGACATCGAAGCGTGGGAGCGGCAGCTCGAGCACGAGCTCGCCGGGATCCGCCGCAGCAGTGCACAACTCGCTAACGCAATTGCCGCGGTGCGAGGGCGCAGCGAAGGACATGGTGTCCTTGTCGAGGTCAACGCTGATGGTGACATCACCACGATGCAGATCGCTCCGGCCGCGATGCATTGGAGCAGAAATCAACTCAGTACGGTCCTGATTGACTGCCATCGCAAAGCCCGAGCCGAGGCCAAAGCCAGAGTTGAACGCATCCTTGCCAAGGCTGATCCACGCCTCGGCAGACAACTCCCACAGCACCGCGAACCTCCCCCAGCGGCCCGAGCTCAGCTGACTGAGGAAGAAATTCAGCGCGCCGACGACGAGTACTTCGAGCGGATGAACCGAGACGGCTGGTCCAATACGTGCTGA
- a CDS encoding DUF6640 family protein, with product MRLGIGRWILSFVAIGNAALQWIDDYNGTHIFNPDFTAHAKFHDGITITLATALGVLALIYLWWPGYNRERLLVGALFAGVWWVGAGAAFLFPGASHRDAEFADDVPHLFGAPIDLRALVPSALVMVATGYWLERRRVGVRPRGV from the coding sequence ATGCGCCTTGGTATCGGACGATGGATTCTGTCATTTGTCGCCATCGGAAACGCGGCATTGCAGTGGATCGACGACTACAACGGCACGCACATTTTCAATCCCGATTTCACTGCGCATGCCAAATTTCACGACGGAATCACCATAACCTTGGCCACCGCGCTGGGTGTACTGGCGTTGATTTATCTGTGGTGGCCTGGTTACAACCGCGAACGACTTCTGGTCGGCGCTCTTTTTGCTGGTGTGTGGTGGGTTGGTGCGGGTGCTGCCTTCCTGTTTCCGGGTGCGTCTCACCGCGACGCCGAATTCGCCGATGACGTACCGCACCTCTTCGGTGCGCCGATCGATCTGCGCGCCCTTGTTCCCTCGGCGCTCGTCATGGTCGCAACCGGCTATTGGCTCGAACGCCGCCGCGTCGGGGTGCGCCCGCGCGGCGTGTAG
- a CDS encoding lipase family protein — protein MAAVNGFHSYFARTTAALAAALVVAVCPGVAPDAEASPVSVAPPLPFPLPPAPPYLDSAFYQPDPAKVVAARPGEILAARQVHLANAWLLPLNADAWQLSFRSTNTRGEAIPAVATVVVPRRLPASGQRSLLSFQIAEDSLSINCAPSYALQMGALPNPLNGIHQIEFVEVQAMLQLGHAVVIPDHQGVEGAYAAGPLGGRITLDGIRAAEQFDPARLPGTDTRVAMWGYSGGAIPTGHAAELQPDYAPELNLVGSATGGLMTDIRDGVDYNNGTSVLGGAVLGGLFGVAREYPVLDQFIDRYMNPLGKGLRMVHENQCFGVQVAAFPFVNIKGLFDYPGDPLDAPELQPVLEDLALGKRTPTAPVYIYESPLDQIIPVNSVNRLYDAYCATGARVSYTRNVLSEHAVAALSGAPAALLWLDDRLNGAAPSEGCHNRDVPTQLADPGAITTAVDALGQTLAAALGLPV, from the coding sequence ATGGCTGCCGTAAATGGCTTCCATTCGTACTTTGCGCGCACCACCGCAGCACTCGCCGCTGCCCTTGTCGTCGCCGTGTGCCCGGGTGTGGCACCTGATGCGGAAGCGAGCCCTGTTTCCGTTGCTCCGCCGCTGCCGTTCCCCCTGCCACCTGCGCCGCCCTATCTGGATTCCGCGTTCTACCAGCCGGATCCGGCGAAAGTCGTCGCCGCGCGGCCGGGTGAAATTCTGGCGGCGCGGCAAGTCCATTTGGCGAATGCCTGGCTGCTGCCGCTCAATGCGGACGCCTGGCAGCTGTCCTTTCGTAGCACCAACACGCGCGGGGAAGCGATTCCGGCTGTCGCGACCGTGGTCGTTCCGCGTCGACTACCTGCGAGTGGGCAGCGGAGCCTGCTGTCGTTTCAGATCGCCGAAGATTCGCTGTCGATCAACTGCGCACCGTCTTACGCCCTGCAGATGGGAGCCCTGCCCAATCCGCTCAATGGAATTCACCAGATCGAGTTCGTCGAGGTGCAGGCCATGCTGCAACTCGGGCACGCTGTCGTCATACCTGATCATCAAGGTGTCGAAGGCGCTTACGCTGCCGGTCCGCTCGGCGGCCGCATAACCCTGGACGGGATACGTGCGGCCGAGCAATTCGATCCCGCCCGGTTACCCGGTACTGACACGAGGGTTGCGATGTGGGGTTACTCCGGCGGTGCCATCCCCACGGGGCACGCCGCGGAACTGCAACCTGACTATGCCCCGGAGTTGAACCTGGTCGGTTCCGCGACAGGTGGCCTGATGACGGATATCCGCGATGGTGTCGACTACAACAATGGCACGTCGGTGCTCGGCGGCGCCGTGCTCGGTGGACTGTTCGGTGTGGCCCGCGAGTATCCAGTGCTCGATCAATTCATCGACAGGTATATGAATCCGCTGGGGAAGGGCTTGCGGATGGTGCACGAAAACCAATGCTTCGGTGTGCAAGTCGCGGCATTTCCCTTTGTGAACATAAAGGGACTGTTCGACTATCCCGGCGATCCGCTGGACGCACCGGAGTTGCAACCCGTGCTCGAGGATCTCGCACTCGGTAAGCGCACACCCACCGCGCCGGTCTACATCTATGAATCACCGCTGGATCAAATCATTCCCGTGAACTCGGTGAACCGGCTGTACGACGCGTACTGTGCAACCGGCGCCCGCGTGTCCTACACCCGAAACGTGTTGAGCGAGCACGCCGTCGCGGCACTCTCCGGCGCACCCGCCGCCCTGCTGTGGCTCGACGACCGCCTCAACGGGGCAGCGCCTTCGGAAGGCTGTCACAACCGCGACGTTCCCACTCAACTCGCCGACCCCGGAGCGATTACCACTGCGGTCGATGCTCTCGGTCAGACCCTGGCCGCCGCCCTCGGCCTGCCCGTCTGA
- a CDS encoding TetR/AcrR family transcriptional regulator, with protein MCADRPYHHGDLRNRLLERAELALREHGVEQLSLRQLARDAGVTHNAPSRHFADKQALLDALAVTGFQRLGAALDAVAGEAEPLPFEGRFRVLARAYLDFALENPALLSLMFARKHSPTGGTEMGAAVMTAFTLPVTLTADAQSRGEIIDGDPLRIGWTVAIALQGLASFVTAGLVGDDGVDALLNETVTNLIHGLHPRP; from the coding sequence ATGTGCGCCGACCGTCCCTATCACCACGGCGACCTGCGGAATCGGCTGCTCGAACGCGCCGAACTGGCGTTGCGCGAACATGGCGTCGAGCAGCTTTCGCTACGTCAACTCGCGCGCGACGCGGGTGTCACACACAACGCTCCCAGCCGCCATTTCGCGGACAAGCAAGCACTCCTCGACGCGCTGGCCGTCACCGGATTTCAGCGACTCGGCGCCGCGTTGGACGCCGTCGCCGGCGAAGCCGAGCCGCTACCGTTCGAGGGGCGCTTCCGCGTGCTGGCACGTGCCTACCTCGACTTCGCCTTGGAGAATCCAGCACTGCTCAGTCTGATGTTCGCGCGAAAACACAGCCCGACGGGTGGCACCGAAATGGGCGCGGCCGTGATGACTGCGTTCACGCTGCCGGTGACCCTCACCGCCGACGCACAGTCCCGCGGCGAGATCATCGATGGCGATCCACTGCGCATAGGCTGGACCGTCGCGATCGCTTTGCAGGGGCTGGCCAGCTTTGTCACGGCCGGGCTGGTCGGTGACGACGGCGTCGATGCCCTACTGAACGAAACCGTGACGAACCTGATCCACGGCCTGCATCCCCGCCCGTAG
- a CDS encoding oxidoreductase has translation MADHKWTSTDLPSFAGRRVVVTGANSGLGLIVTRELARVGAHVVLAVRDVARGNEAARRIAGSTEVRALDLADLASVRRFAKEWTGDLDVLVNNAGIMLVPEGRTHDGFENQIGTNHLGHFALTNLLLPHLTDRVITVSSQAHRRGTVDLTDLNWETRKYSASGAYAQSKLANLLFTLELQRRLIAAGSRRAYSAHPGIAATNLQRHSGSLLTGALMHLGNRLLAQPAHTGALPILYAISQDLAPGSYVGRDGLFEYRGSPTLVGRSAEARDAEKALELWKLSEQLTHVKCPLPH, from the coding sequence ATGGCTGACCACAAGTGGACATCAACCGATCTCCCCTCGTTCGCGGGCCGCCGTGTCGTCGTGACCGGCGCGAACAGTGGACTCGGGCTGATCGTGACCCGAGAACTCGCCAGAGTGGGCGCCCACGTGGTGCTCGCGGTCCGCGATGTCGCGCGCGGCAACGAGGCGGCACGACGGATCGCGGGGTCGACCGAAGTGCGCGCGCTCGACCTGGCCGACCTGGCCTCGGTCCGGCGCTTCGCCAAGGAATGGACCGGTGACCTCGACGTTCTGGTGAACAACGCCGGCATCATGCTCGTGCCGGAGGGGCGCACCCACGACGGCTTCGAAAATCAGATCGGCACCAATCATCTGGGGCACTTCGCCTTGACGAACCTGCTGTTACCGCATTTGACCGACCGCGTGATCACCGTGTCCTCGCAAGCACACCGCCGCGGCACGGTCGATCTGACCGACCTCAACTGGGAGACCCGGAAATACAGCGCATCCGGCGCGTACGCCCAGTCCAAACTCGCGAACCTGCTGTTCACCCTCGAACTGCAGCGACGACTGATCGCGGCCGGTTCCCGCCGCGCTTACAGCGCGCACCCTGGAATTGCGGCGACGAATCTGCAGCGACATTCAGGCAGCCTGCTCACCGGCGCTCTGATGCATCTGGGCAATCGGCTCCTGGCTCAGCCCGCGCACACCGGAGCGCTCCCCATCCTTTACGCCATCAGCCAAGACCTGGCGCCCGGCAGTTACGTCGGACGCGACGGGCTGTTCGAGTACCGTGGCTCCCCGACTCTCGTCGGGCGCTCGGCTGAGGCTCGCGATGCCGAGAAGGCGCTCGAACTATGGAAGTTGTCCGAGCAGCTGACTCACGTGAAATGCCCTCTTCCGCACTGA
- a CDS encoding STAS domain-containing protein: MPFEISLDCYTDAVVVTGGGDVGLTSALSLVTALRRAVEMPRPLVIVDLSRVDHCGAVGLAALVLTTRNAAPRPVRIVPSPYIRRALRAGGLDRAVVLCADLTSARAT, translated from the coding sequence ATGCCTTTTGAAATCAGTCTCGACTGCTACACCGATGCAGTAGTGGTGACCGGAGGAGGCGACGTCGGCCTGACTTCCGCACTGAGCCTGGTGACCGCCCTGCGCCGGGCTGTCGAAATGCCAAGGCCGCTGGTCATTGTCGATCTTTCGCGCGTGGACCACTGCGGTGCCGTCGGCCTCGCGGCACTGGTGCTCACCACCCGGAATGCGGCGCCTCGGCCGGTTCGCATCGTGCCTTCCCCCTATATCCGGCGTGCGCTTCGGGCGGGTGGTTTGGACCGGGCTGTTGTACTTTGTGCCGATCTCACCTCTGCGCGTGCGACGTGA
- a CDS encoding helix-turn-helix domain-containing protein, with the protein MTAEPAQIVVDPGVAERGPTALRIAVGGQLRKLREYRGITPQEAGDHIRGSYAKISRLELGRTGFKERDIVDLLDLYGVPDSEQREMFVDLARKANEPGWWHRYNDLLPQWFETYVGLEGAARVIRTYEGQLVPGLLQTENYAAAVVGMGEKTDEAARRVALRSDRQRILDAPGGPLLWAVLDEAVLHRPVGGAAVQREQIEHLVTMSAKPNVTIQVLSYRSGGSAAAGSSFTMLRFAELDLPDIIYLEQLTTALYLDRKEDVRLYRGVMDRLSVQAETPDRSRELMMDAAAAL; encoded by the coding sequence GTGACCGCAGAACCTGCCCAGATCGTTGTCGATCCTGGCGTCGCAGAGCGAGGCCCGACGGCGCTGCGGATCGCGGTCGGTGGTCAACTCCGCAAACTGCGTGAATATCGTGGCATCACACCGCAAGAGGCGGGTGACCACATTCGCGGTTCGTACGCCAAGATCAGCCGGCTCGAGCTCGGCCGCACTGGGTTCAAAGAACGTGACATCGTGGATCTGCTGGACCTGTACGGAGTGCCGGATTCCGAACAGCGGGAGATGTTCGTCGATCTGGCGCGCAAGGCGAACGAGCCGGGTTGGTGGCATCGGTACAACGACCTGTTGCCGCAATGGTTCGAGACCTACGTCGGTCTCGAGGGCGCGGCACGAGTGATCAGAACCTATGAGGGCCAACTGGTTCCGGGTCTGTTGCAGACCGAGAACTACGCTGCCGCCGTTGTCGGGATGGGGGAGAAGACCGACGAGGCCGCGCGGCGCGTGGCGTTGCGCAGTGACCGGCAACGGATCCTGGATGCCCCTGGCGGTCCGCTCTTGTGGGCGGTGCTCGACGAGGCGGTGCTGCACCGGCCGGTCGGCGGTGCGGCGGTCCAGCGGGAACAGATCGAGCATCTCGTCACTATGTCGGCCAAGCCCAACGTGACGATCCAGGTGCTGTCCTACCGTTCCGGTGGCAGCGCGGCCGCGGGCAGTTCGTTCACCATGCTGCGCTTCGCCGAACTGGATTTGCCGGACATCATCTACTTGGAGCAGCTGACCACCGCGCTGTATCTGGATCGTAAGGAGGATGTTCGGCTCTACCGCGGGGTCATGGACCGCCTCTCGGTTCAGGCGGAGACTCCGGACCGTTCACGCGAGTTGATGATGGACGCCGCTGCGGCGCTGTAA
- a CDS encoding HAD family hydrolase, producing MIGAVVFDVGETLVDETREYRTWADWLGVPRHTFVAVLGATIALGHDYRAAFQVFQPGFDLAREREARAQAGRPETYGEEDLYPDVRPALSKLRELGVWVGVVGNQTVRSGRILRSLDLPADFIATSDDWGVAKPSPEFFAKVVEVAPCTGEEIVYVGDRIDNDVAPAKAAGMRAAYIQRGPWGWIHRDKPEVARLSDWRIRDLTELPGIVAAENV from the coding sequence ATGATCGGGGCGGTCGTGTTCGATGTCGGTGAAACTCTCGTCGACGAGACACGCGAGTACCGGACGTGGGCGGATTGGCTTGGCGTGCCGCGACATACGTTCGTGGCGGTGTTGGGCGCGACGATCGCTCTGGGCCACGACTACCGTGCGGCGTTCCAGGTTTTCCAACCGGGGTTCGATCTTGCCCGCGAGCGCGAAGCGCGTGCTCAGGCCGGTAGACCGGAGACCTACGGCGAGGAGGACCTATATCCAGACGTCCGGCCGGCCTTGTCGAAACTGCGCGAATTGGGTGTGTGGGTCGGGGTTGTCGGGAACCAGACCGTTCGATCAGGGCGCATCCTGCGCAGCCTTGACCTGCCTGCCGATTTCATTGCGACTTCGGATGATTGGGGTGTGGCGAAGCCCTCGCCGGAGTTCTTCGCCAAAGTGGTCGAGGTCGCGCCGTGTACTGGCGAGGAGATCGTCTACGTCGGAGACCGGATCGATAACGACGTCGCGCCCGCGAAGGCGGCGGGCATGCGCGCCGCCTATATCCAGCGTGGCCCGTGGGGATGGATCCATCGAGACAAGCCAGAGGTTGCGAGGCTGTCGGATTGGCGGATCCGCGACCTTACCGAGCTGCCCGGAATCGTTGCTGCCGAGAACGTTTAG
- a CDS encoding TetR/AcrR family transcriptional regulator: protein MSRRSIVRPGGRSARVQQSVHTAVRELEAEVGRAALTVPRIAARAGVTPSTIYRRWGDLQELLSDVAVERLRPDSPPEDHGDLRADLRAWTEQFIEEMDSPPGRAYLRDALLADPEGANAGQCSQFAADQIATILDRATRRGECPPALEPVLDQLVAPIMYRILLRPSAIDAEYARGLVSRVVDQC from the coding sequence GTGAGCCGCAGATCGATAGTTCGACCCGGCGGGCGCAGCGCCAGGGTCCAGCAGTCGGTCCACACCGCCGTCCGTGAACTCGAGGCCGAGGTGGGCCGGGCCGCCCTCACCGTGCCGCGGATCGCCGCCCGCGCCGGCGTCACCCCCTCCACCATCTACCGCCGCTGGGGCGACCTGCAGGAACTCCTCTCCGACGTCGCCGTCGAACGCCTCCGCCCCGACAGCCCACCCGAAGACCACGGCGACCTCCGAGCCGACCTGCGCGCCTGGACCGAACAATTCATCGAAGAAATGGACTCCCCACCCGGCCGCGCCTACCTCCGTGACGCCCTCCTCGCCGACCCCGAAGGCGCCAACGCCGGCCAATGCTCCCAGTTCGCCGCCGACCAAATCGCCACCATCCTCGACCGAGCCACCCGCCGCGGCGAATGCCCACCCGCCCTGGAACCCGTCCTCGACCAACTGGTCGCCCCCATCATGTACCGAATCCTTTTGCGCCCCAGCGCTATCGATGCGGAATACGCGCGGGGGCTAGTGAGCAGGGTTGTCGATCAGTGCTGA
- a CDS encoding Asp-tRNA(Asn)/Glu-tRNA(Gln) amidotransferase GatCAB subunit A has translation MQPYELTLADASAAMQAGQLSPVELVDSILDRIEHVEPLLGAYVTVTTDRARTAARQAEREIAQQRTRGALHGIPVALKDLIDVAGLPTTASSRVRAGHRAETDSAVTTRLAAAGTALLGKTHTHEFAYGLTTPQTRNAWNLERVAGGSSGGSAVAVAASAATFALGTDTGGSIRVPAALNGVVGLKPTYGLVSRHGVTALSWSLDHVGPITRTVADATLALTALAGPDPRDPASLSHTADYRLDTDIDLRGLRIGVPVNYYFDRVEPGIETAVRAAIDHLSGLGAELVEIEIPMTRYIKAIQWGLMVPEASAVHENSLRSTPDRYGPDVRNLLEAGTFLPAADYLRAQRARTLLREAVIRLFNDVDLIAAPTVPATAARAGQDEFHWPDGTVETVADGYVRLSAPANITGIPAMTIPVGHDPAGLPIGMQLMTRPLGEPLLLRAGHAYERTTVRQPLPVL, from the coding sequence ATGCAACCGTATGAGCTGACGCTTGCCGACGCGTCCGCCGCGATGCAGGCCGGCCAACTTTCACCGGTCGAACTCGTGGATTCGATACTGGACCGCATCGAGCACGTCGAGCCCTTGCTCGGTGCGTATGTGACGGTGACAACCGACCGTGCGCGCACGGCGGCACGGCAGGCCGAGCGGGAAATTGCGCAACAACGGACGCGTGGGGCATTGCACGGCATCCCGGTCGCGCTGAAAGACCTGATCGACGTCGCCGGGCTACCGACCACGGCGAGTTCGCGCGTCCGGGCAGGCCACCGAGCCGAGACCGACAGTGCCGTCACGACCCGCTTGGCCGCAGCGGGCACCGCCTTGCTCGGCAAAACCCACACGCACGAGTTCGCGTACGGCCTGACCACACCCCAGACGCGCAACGCTTGGAACCTCGAGCGGGTTGCCGGCGGCTCGAGCGGCGGTTCCGCGGTCGCGGTCGCGGCGAGCGCGGCGACCTTCGCCCTCGGCACCGATACCGGCGGCTCCATCCGGGTGCCCGCCGCCCTCAACGGCGTGGTCGGGTTGAAGCCGACCTACGGCCTGGTCTCCCGACACGGCGTCACCGCGCTGTCCTGGTCACTGGATCACGTCGGACCGATCACCCGCACCGTCGCCGACGCGACGCTGGCCCTCACCGCCCTAGCCGGCCCAGACCCCCGCGACCCGGCCAGTCTGTCCCACACCGCCGACTATCGACTCGACACCGATATCGACCTGCGCGGTCTGCGCATCGGCGTGCCCGTGAACTACTACTTCGACCGCGTCGAGCCCGGCATCGAGACCGCCGTACGGGCCGCTATCGACCACCTGTCCGGACTGGGTGCCGAGCTCGTCGAGATCGAGATCCCGATGACCCGCTACATCAAAGCGATCCAATGGGGACTGATGGTGCCGGAAGCCAGTGCCGTGCACGAAAATTCGTTGCGCAGCACACCTGACCGCTATGGTCCGGACGTCCGGAACCTGTTGGAGGCAGGCACATTTCTCCCGGCAGCCGACTACCTGCGCGCTCAGCGCGCCCGAACCCTCTTGCGAGAAGCCGTCATCCGCCTCTTCAACGACGTCGACTTGATAGCCGCACCGACCGTCCCCGCAACTGCCGCCCGCGCCGGACAGGACGAATTCCATTGGCCCGACGGCACAGTCGAGACCGTCGCCGACGGCTACGTGCGGCTCTCGGCACCGGCGAACATCACCGGAATCCCCGCCATGACCATCCCAGTCGGACACGACCCGGCCGGTCTGCCGATCGGCATGCAGCTCATGACCCGGCCCCTCGGTGAGCCGTTGCTGCTGCGAGCCGGGCACGCCTACGAGCGCACCACCGTTCGTCAGCCGCTACCGGTGCTGTGA